The following coding sequences are from one Anser cygnoides isolate HZ-2024a breed goose chromosome 10, Taihu_goose_T2T_genome, whole genome shotgun sequence window:
- the LOC106042864 gene encoding inter-alpha-trypsin inhibitor heavy chain H3 — protein sequence MESHLLLCILLSIPAFASSDLLVTHVRNIKKRNAENDLVVNGIEIYSMKIDSKVTSRFARNVITSRAVNRGNMHKEVFFDVELPKTAFITNFSMTIDGVTYPGNIKEKEAAKQEYEKAVSKGQTAGLVKASGRKTEKFTVSVNIAAASKVTFELTYEELLKRQFGKYEMFIKVKPKQLVKDFEIDVSIFEPQGITELEAEGTFITNDLQNVIKKTFSDKKGHISFKPTLDQQRTCANCSQSLLDGDFTVKYDVKRTTPDNLQIVNGYFVHFFAPTNLPQLPKNIIFVIDISGSMSGREIEQTREALLKILDDIRDDDFLNFILFGSDVHTWKEKLIRATPENLDEARKFVRGIDTEGMTNLYGGIMKGIEMLNAAHEENVVPKRSASIIIMLTDGQPNVGISDTQDIRAHVKKATEGKYPLYNLGFGYGVDYGFLEKMALENKGLARRIYPDSDSALQLQGFYDEVSNPMLMDVELHYPENEISGLTKNSFKHFYDGSEIVVAGRFVDINQNRLTVDVKGEGANDALSFTTQQDAEQTAKAFQEQEYIFGDYIERLWAYLTIEQLLEKRTAATGEEKENLTAEVLDLSLKYKFVTPLTSMVVTKPEDYDNQAGIADKMTEAQAAPVVMQSPPLYLARPAWYTSVDGDPHFIISVPQKEDAICFNINEKPGDVLSLINDPVTGITVNGELIGDKRANSDTKTQNTYFGKLGIANKHLNLKVTVTSEKITIQNGNEKTAFTWLDSVTLQQEGLTLIINREKNLVLSMGGGASFVIVLHQVWKKHPLQQDFLGLYTLKSHKLSEQTHGLLGQFFHPIDFTILEIHPGSDPKKPDATMIIKNKELTVTRGWQKDYRKDPKHGVDIPCWFVHNNGAGLIDGVHTDYIVSSLF from the exons ATGGAAAGCCATCtattgctttgtattttattatcaaTTCCTGCCTTTGCATCGTCAGACCTTTTGGTAACACATGTCAGAAACATTAAG aaGCGAAATGCTGAAAATGACTTG GTTGTCAATGGGATAGAAATCTATAGCATGAAAATTGACAGTAAAGTGACTTCCCGATTTGCTCGCAATGTCATCACCAGTCGAGCTGTCAATCGTGGAAACATGCACAAAGAAGTCTTCTTTGATGTTGAACTCCCTAAAACAGCCTTCATTACCAACTTCAGCAt GACAATTGATGGTGTCACTTACCCtggaaatataaaagaaaaagaagctgcCAAACAGGAGTATGAGAAAGCTGTTTCAAAGGGACAGACTGCTGGTCTTGTCAA ggcttcaggaagaaaaacagaaaagttcaCTGTTTCAGTCAACATTGCAGCAGCCAGTAAAGTCACTTTTGAACTCACATATGAGGAACTGCTGAAGCGACAGTTTGGAAAATATGAGATGTTCATCAAAGTAAAACCGAAGCAGCTTGTCAAAGATTTTGAG ATTGATGTAAGTATCTTTGAGCCACAAGGCATCACTGAGCTGGAAGCAGAAGGAACATTCATCACCAATGATCtgcaaaatgtcattaaaaaaactttttcagataaaaag gggCATATTTCTTTCAAGCCAACTCTTGATCAGCAGCGAACCTGTGCAAATTGCTCGCAGTCTCTCTTGGATGGAgattttactgtaaaatatgATGTGAAGAGAACAACTCCAGATAATTTGCAG attgttAATGGTTACTTTGTGCACTTCTTTGCACCAACAAATCTTCCACAGTTGCCcaagaatattatttttgtcataGATATTAGTGGCTCAATGTCTGGAAGAGAAATAGAACAG ACAAGAGAAGCACTTCTAAAAATCTTAGATGACATTAGAGATGATGATTTCCTCAATTTCATACTGTTTGGTAGTGATGTACacacttggaaagaaaaattaatcagGGCCACTCCTGAAAATTTGGATGAAGCAAGAAAGTTCGTTCGGGGCATTGACACTGAAGGCA TGACAAATTTATATGGTGGTATAATGAAAGGAATCGAGATGCTGAATGCTGCTCATGAAGAAAACGTTGTGCCCAAGAGAAGTGCTTCTATAATTATCATGTTAACAGATGGCCAACCAAATGTAG GCATATCAGATACCCAGGACATTCGGGCACATGTGAAAAAAGCCACTGAAGGAAAATACCCTTTATACAATCTTGGTTTTGGCTATGGTGTTGACTACGGTTTCTTAGAGAAGATGGCACTAGAAAATAAAGGATTGGCCCGTCGGATTTATCCTGACTCTGATTCAGCTTTACAACTTCAG GGTTTTTATGATGAGGTGTCCAATCCCATGCTCATGGATGTGGAGTTACACTacccagaaaatgaaatatcaggcttaactaaaaacagttttaagcaTTTCTATGATGGGTCTGAGATTGTGGTGGCTGGTCGCTTTGTAGACATCAACCAAAACAGGTTGACTGTAGATGTAAAAGGTGAAGGT GCTAATGATGCCCTGTCATTTACTACACAACAAGATGCAGAGCAAACAGCTAAAGCTTTCCAAGAACAGGAATACATATTTGGGGATTACATTGAAAGGCTCTGGGCTTATCTCACGATTGAACAACTCCTGGAAAAACG CACTGCAGctacaggagaagaaaaggagaatctTACAGCTGAAGTCCTGGATCTCTCACTAAAGTACAAGTTTGTAACACCACTGACATCCATGGTGGTAACAAAGCCAGAAGACTATGACAATCAAGCTGGGATTGCTGATAAAATGACTGAAG cacaggctgccccagTTGTTATGCAGT CTCCACCATTATATTTAGCAAGGCCCGCATGGTATACTAGTG TTGATGGTGATCCACACTTCATTATATCAGTGCCACAAAAAGAGGATGCCATTTGTTTCAATATCAATGAAAAACCAGGTGATGTGTTAAGTTTAATAAATGACCCAGTTACAG GCATCACAGTCAACGGAGAACTCATTGGTGATAAGAGAGCAAATAGTGATACAAAGacacaaaatacatattttggaaaacttGGCATTGCAAACAAGCATCTGAATTTAAAAGTGACAGTAACTTCTGAGAAGATCACAATTCAGAATGGCAATGAAAAGACAGCTTTCACCTGGCTTGACTCAGTCACATTGCAACAAGAAGG tttaactttGATaattaacagggaaaaaaatctggtgCTCTCAATGGGAGGCGGTGCAtcatttgttattgttttgcACCAAGTATGGAAGAAACATCCTCTCCAACAGGATTTCTTAGGACTGTATACATTGAAAAGTCATAAACTGTCTGAACAGACCCACGGATTATTAG GACAATTTTTCCACCCCATTGACTTCACCATACTTGAAATCCATCCTGGGTCCGATCCCAAGAAACCAGATGCCACGATGattattaaaaacaaggaaCTGACAGTAACAAG GGGCTGGCAGAAGGATTACAGAAAAGATCCTAAGCATGGCGTTGATATTCCTTGTTGGTTTGTTCATAACAATGGAGCTGGGCTAATAGATGGTGTTCATACAGACTATATTGTTTCCagtctgttttaa